A stretch of DNA from Schizosaccharomyces osmophilus chromosome 2, complete sequence:
GCATTAGTACTGCTCACATGCAAACAGGGAAAAAGAGATAAGCCTATCGCTAgacaagaagaagagaaagagaacGGAACAAGCAGgtagtaaaataaaagaaagaaaaaggggACCACAAATGCTTCATCTATCCTTTGAGTGCGATAAAAAggaggaaaaaaaagataccGTGGGAGTTGTATGGAATATTccccttttttctttttttttttttttttttttgaaaatctCAATAGAAAACCTGACGACAAAGGATTGCACAACGTTTTGCAGGATAATTCTCTAATCAAAAGACACGAAAAGCTCACTGCTGGCTTACTTGCAAGAATGAGGAATGACAttaaaattgcttttctaaaCTTCTGCGTAAAAAATGCCttcaaatcaaaaataacaaGTGAACGTCCATAGGGAATTTGACAGAATAATAGCATCTGCAAATTGAATagaattgttttatttcaaaaagaaaagcgatttttgtaataaaacAACCCGATTCATGAGTCTCATGTTTTACCAAATTTCCTTTCCCCTCTTTAGCGCTTTTCGAGGATTTCagaattctctttttctttctttctttcactGGCAAATCCGTTAGAAAAAGCTTACATCCAACacaataaaagaatctCCTGTATCACTCCAACGCAAAATATGCCGGTACTCAGGTTCTTCCAACATGTTGAAGAGTTTTCGCACCTGCAGACTTTGTTAATATCATGTACAAAATCCGCGTCATCGTCGTACAAAGTCGGAGGACCCGCTCGAAGACGGCATCTTCTCTGTGTTTAAGTGACCAAAAGGTCGAATCTCTGCGACGTTTGATATTATTGTTTCGCAACAATGGTGTTGGTTCCTGGTAAAGTCAATGCGAAGGGGTAAACCACCTTGTAACTCACCACTATGTGTAACTCATTGTTCTTTCGAATTTTCGCCTCATAGTTGGAAGGATTGTGCAGCGTAGCGATAGGTTCGGAAATGGTTTGTGGAGCGTTATATGGGAAAAGGAGGAAAAAGGAGGAACAGGGCGAAAGAGTGAGAAACTGTAAGAGGGATAGGCACAGAGACGCACTGACACAGACACAGACACAGACACACGGACACACATAGAGGGAGAAGGAGAAGGAGAACCaggaaatgaattgaagCAACATTAATGAGCCGTTTCAAAAGAACGAGAGATGCCAAGTGTGAAATACTTCTATCGTTAATGGTCACTCTAAGGATAGGAATCCTATGGAATTTGCTGACAAGACTAAGACCCTTGTTCTACCAAGCAAtcgcttctttttctttctctctttccCTTACAAAAAGCTAATGCAATTCTTCTGTTGTCCATGCTGCTGTCTTTTAACAATCtctggtttgtttacatgtTTTATCTGATGCCTGTGACTACTTGCTCTACCCAACGAGAGCCAAGCGATCCTCATTTTGACCAATCATTGACTTGTAATATATCAGATAAAATTTTCAGTGCAGATGATGTCAggatttttttgcttcatcAGATAAAATTTTCGAGGTTTCAAAGGCATGAGGAGAGGCTCTTtggaaatttcttttgatatcCATGGTCTCCCAGGAATGTATTtttacatttctttttttaggAATCTAGTTGTCTTGTTTGAGCTTTCCTCGTACTGTATTTTCTAGACTCTGCCTGAATCCCGAGATGATCTTCCTTTCTGACTTGGTCGTTTCATTCGTCAATAGGATTGGGTCCTTGACTTGCAGATCCACCCGTCAAGATCACTGCTAccaacttttttcttcttccattatATCCTTTCCAActtgaattttctttccataGACTTATTTTCGAGTTTTGAgcctttatttttgcatTTTATCGACTGGATGGAAGCAACGTTTTCATAAGcgaaattttgtttttatagTAGAAAcgacttttccaaaaaaaataacttaGACTTTCCCATTTCTTGCCGCTTGGCTCCTTTGGTGATATCTTCAGTATAACCGTCCAAGGTTCTTTCTGTTGCTTACCTCAGCACACTTGCACGATTGTCGGGTCTACAAATTCCTTGAGTTGCAGATCCATATATTCCAAAAACTCTTTaattctccttttttttggcaCTACaggtttattttttgtactGGACTTGATTGAACTCGGGTTTagtttttactttttaatttggGAATCATTCCATTCgactttttcttggttcaatttgtaaattcttagtttcttctttctttgagTTTCCTTTcacttctttattttattttcttcctaACGAATTGCGaccttttattttattattattattatttttttccgtctttttctcttttttgattcatcATCCTCACCATGACTTATCCCGCCGAAGACTTTGATTACGAAGGCCTTCCCGAAAACTCCCCAATGTATGCCCATTTGCTTGCGGGCGCCTTCTCCGGTATCCTTGAACACTCCGTCATGTATCCCGTAGACGCCATTAAAACACGCATGCAAATGCTCAACGGCGTTTCTCGCAGTGCAACCGGAAACGTCGTGGCTTCTGCTTACAAGATTGGTTCCACCGAGGgcgttttttctttatggaGAGGTATCAGCAGTGTCATAATGGGCGCTGGTCCTTCTCATGCCATTTATTTCTCTGTACTCGAAATGTTCAAGTCTAAATTTAACGCTTCTTCTGATCGGCCGCTTATCACGGCCTTAGCCGGTGCTTGTGCTATTACCATTAGTGATGCCTTTATGACCCCTTTCGATGTGATCAAGCAACGAATGCAACTCCCCACTACCAACTACAAATCTCCCATTCAATGCGCTTCAACACTTTTCCGTCGTGAAGGCGTGTCGGCCTTTTACATTTCTTATCCTACCTCCATCGCCATGTCCATACCTTACACCGCTATCCAAGTTGGTTCCTACGACGTCGCCATGAGCTTTTGCAACCCCAGCGGCATTTACAATCCAGTTTCTCACATCATTTCCGGTGCTCTAAGTGGTGCTATCGCTGCAAGCCTGACCACTCCCCTTGACGTCGTCAAGACCCTCTTACAAACCCGCGGCTCTTCTACCATTCAACAGGTGAAAGATTGTAGAGGTTCCCTCAACGCCATCCGAGTCATATATAATTTCGGTGGTCTCTCTGCTTTCGTCAAAGGTATCAAGCCCCGTGTTATCGTTTCCATGCCAGCTACCGCCGTCTCCTGGGCGGCTTACGAAgctggaaaagaaattctttctcaaGTATCCAATCCCCCCGAAGTctaatttgttttaatttatcTTTTCGTCTGCCCTTGTTTCTTAAAAACACCCGACAAGATggctcttcttttccttccgCTCTTTAAAAGGTTTGAATTCATagctttttatttcctgAGCTTTTTTGTATATGTATAGATATATCTATAGAGCTAATTCTTGGATTACTGCATCGGGCCCTCTGAGGAAAGGGTTTCATCCGCTGCTACATTACTGtgtgctttttttttcctttttttttttttttcttgtactAAAAATGGGTTCTTGTTGTTAGGTAATATGAGTgttcaataaaaaactacATTCTTATTTATTAGAAGGtccaaattctttctttctctatGACATAGACATAAGTCATTAGGTTTccatttaaagaaaagcataATCTTTCTCTAGTTGATTTTGTCCTTTTGAGTCTGTAAATACATGTGCGTAAACTCAAGGAATACATCTCTCATATAGGCATGTAAAACACCCTTGTTCCCTTACATTATTATTCATACACATATAACTAAGCAAAAGCTAAACTTTGACTCTTCTTTTCGCGTTTAAAGGGCGCTGAAAGAAGGAGCAATGGACAAAGTAGGCGATTTCCTTCTAACTAATAAACTGAAGATGACACTGAAAGAGATATAACCAATTAGATggaaaaactaaaagaatTAATATAGCACATTCAAACTTGATCTGAAAAACCCGTACAGCAGTTCTGGAGTATGAGCGTTCC
This window harbors:
- the mrs3 gene encoding mitochondrial carrier, iron ion Mrs3 — its product is MTYPAEDFDYEGLPENSPMYAHLLAGAFSGILEHSVMYPVDAIKTRMQMLNGVSRSATGNVVASAYKIGSTEGVFSLWRGISSVIMGAGPSHAIYFSVLEMFKSKFNASSDRPLITALAGACAITISDAFMTPFDVIKQRMQLPTTNYKSPIQCASTLFRREGVSAFYISYPTSIAMSIPYTAIQVGSYDVAMSFCNPSGIYNPVSHIISGALSGAIAASLTTPLDVVKTLLQTRGSSTIQQVKDCRGSLNAIRVIYNFGGLSAFVKGIKPRVIVSMPATAVSWAAYEAGKEILSQVSNPPEV
- the emr1 gene encoding Ermes regulator Emr1 codes for the protein MLPNLRRIFASFRTEKEERSYSRTAFFHLIGYISFSVIFSLLVRRKSPTLSIAPSFSAL